One Paracoccaceae bacterium genomic region harbors:
- a CDS encoding YaiI/YqxD family protein yields the protein MPESRLFLDADACPVKAEAERVASRLGVRVLVVSNGGIRPSANPLVESVFVPDGPDEADKWIAERAGPGDVVVTADIPLAARCVAAGARVVRHGGDLLDGRNIGQVLATRDLMADLRAADPFRQGGGRPYSKADRSRFLDTLDRVLRAAIATPR from the coding sequence ATGCCTGAGAGCCGACTGTTCCTCGATGCCGACGCGTGCCCGGTCAAGGCCGAGGCCGAGCGCGTGGCGTCCCGATTGGGGGTGCGGGTGCTGGTCGTGTCGAACGGCGGCATCCGGCCCTCGGCGAATCCGCTGGTGGAAAGCGTGTTCGTGCCCGATGGCCCGGACGAGGCCGACAAGTGGATTGCGGAGCGTGCGGGACCCGGAGACGTGGTGGTGACCGCCGACATCCCGCTTGCCGCGCGATGCGTGGCGGCCGGGGCGCGGGTGGTCCGGCATGGCGGTGACCTGCTGGACGGGCGCAACATCGGCCAGGTGCTGGCCACGCGCGACCTGATGGCCGACCTGCGGGCCGCCGATCCGTTCCGGCAGGGTGGCGGACGCCCTTATTCAAAGGCCGACCGGTCACGGTTTCTCGACACCCTGGATCGCGTGTTGCGGGCGGCCATCGCGACGCCGCGCTGA
- a CDS encoding HU family DNA-binding protein: MTDKPMTKAQLVAELAETMGADKKTAAAALDAIAAVAARTVAAGGTLNLPGLGKLACRARPERQVRNPATGETITKPADRQVKFALAKALKDSVNA, encoded by the coding sequence ATGACCGACAAACCGATGACCAAGGCACAGCTTGTGGCCGAACTGGCCGAGACGATGGGCGCAGACAAGAAGACCGCCGCTGCGGCGCTTGATGCCATCGCGGCCGTCGCCGCGCGTACCGTGGCCGCCGGCGGCACGCTGAACCTGCCGGGCCTGGGCAAGCTGGCCTGCCGCGCCCGTCCTGAACGCCAGGTCCGCAACCCGGCGACGGGCGAGACCATCACCAAACCCGCCGACCGCCAGGTGAAATTTGCCCTGGCCAAGGCGCTGAAGGACAGCGTCAACGCCTGA
- a CDS encoding class I SAM-dependent methyltransferase, with amino-acid sequence MDPDLNAAYALQTPEDNRRLYAEWAATYDSDFAARMAYRLPDLVAGAYAAAGGEGPVLDAGAGTGLLGLALAARGIGPVDGLDLSPEMLAAARAKGAYRHLAEADLTRALPVPVTPYAGVASSGTFTHGHVGPQAIGHLMAVMRPGGVFAASINAQVWKAAGFAAAIDGLTDRIADLRLTEELIYADAPDPAHRADTAMILTFRRR; translated from the coding sequence ATGGACCCCGACCTGAACGCCGCCTACGCCCTGCAGACACCCGAGGACAACCGGCGCCTCTATGCCGAATGGGCGGCAACCTATGACAGCGACTTTGCCGCCCGCATGGCCTATCGCCTGCCCGATCTGGTCGCAGGCGCCTATGCGGCCGCAGGGGGCGAGGGGCCGGTGCTCGATGCAGGTGCGGGCACGGGCCTGCTGGGCCTTGCCCTGGCTGCGCGCGGCATCGGCCCGGTGGACGGCCTGGACCTGTCGCCCGAGATGCTTGCGGCGGCGCGGGCCAAGGGCGCCTATCGCCACCTCGCCGAGGCAGACCTGACCCGCGCCCTGCCCGTCCCCGTCACGCCCTATGCGGGTGTGGCAAGCTCGGGCACCTTCACCCATGGCCATGTCGGGCCGCAGGCCATCGGGCATCTGATGGCGGTGATGCGGCCGGGCGGCGTGTTTGCCGCATCAATCAATGCGCAGGTCTGGAAGGCCGCGGGTTTCGCCGCCGCCATCGACGGGCTGACGGATCGCATCGCCGATCTGCGACTGACCGAGGAACTGATCTACGCCGACGCGCCGGACCCCGCGCACCGCGCCGACACTGCGATGATCCTGACCTTCCGCCGCCGCTGA
- the panB gene encoding 3-methyl-2-oxobutanoate hydroxymethyltransferase encodes MSASAATRAVLPPDIRARKGTTPLVVLTAYTTPMARLVDAHCDVALVGDSLGMVVHGLPSTIGVTMEMMILHGRAVTRGLSRAMAVIDMPFGSYEESPEQAFRNAARIVAETGAPAVKLEGGRAMAGTIAFLTARGIPVMAHIGLTPQAVNTLGGYRVVGRGAEADSMLADARAVSDAGAFAIVLEKVPGTLAGRITAEIPIPTIGIGAGADCDGQVLVVDDMLGMFTDFRPKFVKRYADLGQAAGQAIAAFAAEVRARSFPGPEHAFGDEAPKPKGAA; translated from the coding sequence ATGAGCGCCTCCGCCGCCACCCGCGCCGTGCTGCCCCCCGACATCCGCGCCCGCAAGGGCACCACCCCGCTGGTCGTGCTGACCGCATACACCACACCGATGGCCCGCCTCGTGGATGCGCATTGCGACGTGGCGCTCGTGGGTGACAGCCTTGGCATGGTGGTTCACGGACTGCCCTCGACCATCGGCGTGACGATGGAGATGATGATCCTGCATGGCCGCGCCGTGACGCGCGGCCTGTCGCGTGCGATGGCAGTGATCGACATGCCGTTCGGCAGCTACGAGGAAAGCCCGGAACAGGCATTCCGCAATGCCGCCCGGATCGTTGCCGAAACCGGCGCCCCGGCCGTGAAGCTGGAAGGCGGCCGCGCCATGGCCGGGACCATCGCCTTCCTGACCGCCCGGGGGATTCCGGTGATGGCCCATATCGGACTGACCCCGCAGGCGGTGAACACGCTGGGCGGCTATCGTGTCGTGGGCCGGGGGGCCGAGGCTGACTCGATGCTGGCCGATGCGAGGGCGGTTTCGGACGCGGGCGCCTTCGCGATCGTGCTGGAAAAGGTGCCGGGCACGCTCGCAGGCCGGATCACCGCAGAAATTCCCATTCCGACCATCGGCATAGGTGCCGGGGCCGATTGCGACGGGCAGGTTCTCGTGGTGGATGACATGCTGGGCATGTTCACCGATTTTCGCCCGAAGTTCGTGAAACGCTATGCCGACCTCGGACAAGCCGCAGGCCAGGCCATCGCGGCTTTCGCGGCCGAGGTGCGGGCCCGCAGCTTTCCCGGGCCGGAACACGCCTTTGGCGACGAGGCCCCGAAACCCAAGGGCGCGGCATGA
- a CDS encoding L,D-transpeptidase, whose amino-acid sequence MSGSAALTACAAPVPTSDAPAGGGGHLAIYAPIYDSGYALPAVPAQFTEGVNRRMTGTYLGEQPVGTIDVDPYAKFLYFVREGAETLRYPIGVGRAGRSFSGRGTIQVKRKWPGWTPTRNMLRSEPHIYGPFSRGIPGGKRSPLGARALYLYRGGRDTFYRIHGTNDMESIGNSSSAGCIRMFNHDIIHLYELIPLGAPVHVRGEAESLRVDPENFGRGVEIPARPVDPALIYGAEAVANDPPPVFDDPRDGMPVTAGDNVPI is encoded by the coding sequence ATGTCGGGTTCCGCCGCGCTGACGGCCTGCGCCGCGCCCGTGCCGACCTCTGACGCGCCGGCAGGCGGGGGCGGCCATCTGGCGATATACGCCCCGATCTATGACAGCGGCTATGCGCTACCCGCCGTTCCGGCACAGTTCACCGAGGGTGTGAACCGCCGCATGACCGGCACCTATCTGGGCGAACAGCCGGTCGGCACGATCGACGTCGATCCCTATGCCAAGTTCCTGTACTTCGTGCGCGAAGGGGCCGAGACGCTGCGCTATCCCATCGGTGTGGGACGGGCGGGGCGGTCGTTCTCCGGTCGAGGCACGATCCAGGTCAAGCGCAAATGGCCCGGCTGGACGCCGACCCGCAACATGCTGCGGTCCGAGCCGCATATCTACGGCCCGTTCTCACGCGGGATCCCGGGGGGCAAGCGCAGCCCGCTGGGGGCACGGGCGCTGTACCTCTATCGCGGCGGTCGCGACACATTCTACCGCATCCATGGCACCAACGACATGGAATCCATCGGCAATTCCAGCTCGGCCGGCTGCATCCGGATGTTCAACCATGACATCATCCACCTGTATGAACTGATCCCGCTCGGTGCACCCGTCCATGTCCGGGGCGAGGCGGAATCGCTGCGCGTCGATCCGGAAAACTTCGGACGCGGCGTCGAGATACCGGCGCGTCCGGTCGACCCTGCACTGATCTACGGGGCTGAGGCCGTGGCGAACGATCCGCCGCCGGTGTTCGACGACCCCCGCGATGGCATGCCGGTGACGGCGGGCGACAACGTTCCGATCTAG
- a CDS encoding thiamine pyrophosphate-binding protein → MRHGGQILVDQLRLRGVSRVFSVPGESFLAALDGLHDSGIANIVCRHEGGAAMMAEATGKLTGQPGILFVTRGPGATNAASGLHVARQDSTPLIAFVGQIARGHRDREAFQELDYRAAFGPVVKWAAEVDDTARLPEYIARAFAVATSGRPGPVLLALPEDMLSAQADVPDIPPVVRIPDAATPAQVAAVTRAMAEASRPLVVVGGPDWSSQAARDLARFAEHWDVPVAVSFRRQDRMDNAHPNYAGDLGVGMNPALGRRLAAADLILALGTRMGDIVTGGYEIMDPARPHPRLIHVHADAGEIGRVFRADPGIVLPAPAMVAALSQTAPPARPWADWTRAARAEYEAWQRPVPTPGEVRLERVIGWLAANLPEDAILTNGAGNYAAFLHRYHRFRRHGTQLAPTSGSMGYGFPAAVAASLHHPQRTVVCLAGDGCFQMTLNEMSTAIQHGATPIVIVANNGRYGTIRMHQERHFPGRVSGTDLANPDFAALARAYGGHGETVLHDDEFGPAFARAQAAGCLAVIELRLDPQMLTTGATLDQVRAQGIAARQA, encoded by the coding sequence ATGCGGCACGGCGGACAGATCCTGGTGGACCAGCTGCGCCTGCGCGGCGTGTCGCGGGTGTTCTCGGTTCCGGGCGAGAGTTTCCTCGCGGCGCTCGACGGTCTGCATGACAGCGGCATCGCCAACATCGTGTGCCGACACGAGGGGGGTGCCGCCATGATGGCCGAGGCGACCGGAAAGCTGACCGGGCAGCCCGGAATCCTGTTCGTCACGCGCGGCCCCGGCGCCACCAATGCGGCATCGGGCCTGCATGTGGCACGGCAGGACAGCACACCGCTGATCGCCTTTGTCGGGCAGATCGCGCGGGGCCACCGCGACCGCGAGGCGTTCCAGGAACTCGATTACCGGGCTGCATTCGGCCCTGTGGTGAAATGGGCGGCCGAGGTGGACGACACCGCCCGCCTGCCCGAATACATCGCCCGCGCCTTTGCCGTGGCGACCTCGGGGCGCCCCGGCCCGGTGTTGCTGGCCCTGCCCGAGGACATGCTGTCGGCGCAAGCCGATGTGCCCGACATTCCGCCTGTGGTGCGGATCCCCGATGCCGCCACCCCGGCGCAGGTCGCGGCTGTCACGCGGGCGATGGCCGAAGCCAGCCGGCCGCTGGTGGTGGTGGGCGGTCCGGACTGGTCATCGCAGGCGGCGCGCGATCTTGCACGGTTTGCCGAACACTGGGATGTGCCCGTCGCGGTCTCGTTCCGGCGGCAGGACCGGATGGACAATGCGCATCCGAACTATGCGGGCGACCTTGGCGTGGGCATGAACCCGGCGCTTGGGCGGCGGCTGGCCGCAGCGGATCTGATTCTGGCACTTGGCACCCGGATGGGGGACATCGTGACAGGCGGGTACGAGATCATGGATCCGGCACGCCCCCATCCCCGCCTGATTCACGTCCATGCCGACGCGGGCGAGATCGGCCGCGTTTTCCGGGCCGATCCCGGAATCGTCCTGCCGGCCCCTGCCATGGTGGCGGCGCTGTCGCAGACCGCGCCGCCCGCCCGGCCCTGGGCCGACTGGACCCGCGCCGCGCGCGCCGAGTACGAGGCCTGGCAGAGACCCGTCCCCACGCCCGGAGAGGTTCGGCTGGAACGGGTGATCGGTTGGCTGGCCGCAAACCTGCCCGAGGATGCCATCCTGACGAACGGCGCGGGCAACTATGCCGCCTTCCTGCACCGCTACCACCGGTTCCGCCGCCATGGCACGCAGCTGGCGCCCACATCGGGCTCGATGGGCTATGGCTTTCCGGCTGCGGTCGCGGCCAGCCTGCATCATCCGCAGCGCACCGTCGTCTGCCTTGCAGGGGACGGCTGTTTCCAGATGACGCTGAACGAGATGTCCACCGCGATCCAGCATGGCGCCACCCCCATCGTGATCGTCGCGAACAACGGGCGCTATGGCACGATCCGCATGCATCAGGAACGCCATTTCCCGGGCCGCGTATCGGGCACCGACCTTGCCAACCCGGATTTTGCCGCCCTTGCACGTGCCTATGGCGGGCATGGCGAAACCGTTCTGCACGACGACGAATTCGGACCCGCATTCGCGCGCGCGCAGGCCGCGGGCTGCCTTGCCGTCATCGAACTGCGCCTCGATCCGCAGATGCTGACCACCGGCGCCACCCTGGACCAGGTACGCGCGCAGGGGATCGCGGCACGGCAGGCTTGA
- a CDS encoding BCCT family transporter, with translation MTPIITVAYLSVLACALFVLIRWPMLRCTGDTPVGTLTLVALLFTAGLDMGLIMLPLTEFPVYEGDPAFGFTNALAVEFGMWGPLVWLMYFVTTFYFVALEPRLRIFEVPAVKWVYNLTVIATCSFTCYLFMINLPAYAPDLPGWSIWALAIAVIGFSVVSSGDLHIMKWLAIVSTYGFGMLAFTALAVVAFTYAGVGLGGFMANIGLLLEYFAHLHRFATPISDYHEFYLFWWFAWSIMIGQFVARFVGGMRAWKLAVAMVVLPAIPLGLWFCVLFLYHQNAIVIPGWLNWLMIFVGIVFVINSLDSLIRLYSANLGWSRERLGSQVYYPLHFLLQLALVGAYFYTPFEIQWVGLVVVGVYAATYALILHRVARLRDVASA, from the coding sequence ATGACACCCATCATCACCGTCGCCTATCTGAGCGTGCTGGCCTGCGCGCTTTTCGTCCTGATCCGCTGGCCCATGCTGCGCTGCACCGGCGATACGCCGGTCGGCACGCTGACGCTGGTCGCGCTGCTGTTCACTGCGGGGCTCGACATGGGGCTGATCATGCTGCCGCTCACCGAGTTCCCGGTCTACGAGGGCGACCCGGCCTTCGGTTTCACCAACGCACTTGCGGTGGAATTCGGCATGTGGGGGCCGCTGGTCTGGCTGATGTATTTCGTCACCACCTTCTACTTCGTGGCGCTTGAGCCGCGTCTGCGCATATTCGAGGTGCCGGCCGTCAAATGGGTCTACAACCTGACCGTGATCGCCACCTGTTCATTCACCTGCTATCTGTTCATGATCAACCTTCCAGCCTATGCGCCAGACCTGCCCGGCTGGTCGATCTGGGCGCTTGCGATCGCGGTGATCGGCTTTTCGGTGGTCTCCTCGGGCGACCTTCACATCATGAAATGGCTGGCCATCGTGTCGACCTATGGATTCGGGATGCTGGCCTTCACGGCGCTTGCGGTCGTGGCATTCACCTATGCCGGGGTGGGGCTGGGCGGGTTCATGGCGAACATCGGCCTGCTGCTGGAGTATTTCGCCCACCTGCACCGCTTTGCCACACCGATTTCGGACTACCATGAGTTCTATCTGTTCTGGTGGTTCGCCTGGTCGATCATGATCGGCCAGTTCGTCGCGCGCTTCGTCGGCGGGATGCGGGCCTGGAAGCTGGCGGTGGCGATGGTCGTGCTGCCCGCGATTCCGCTCGGGCTGTGGTTCTGCGTGCTGTTCCTCTATCACCAGAACGCCATCGTGATCCCGGGCTGGCTGAACTGGCTGATGATCTTCGTGGGCATCGTCTTTGTCATCAACTCGCTCGACAGCCTGATCCGGCTCTATTCCGCCAACCTCGGTTGGTCACGGGAGAGGCTCGGGTCGCAAGTCTACTATCCGCTGCACTTCCTGCTGCAGCTGGCGCTCGTGGGGGCGTATTTCTACACGCCGTTCGAGATCCAGTGGGTCGGGCTTGTCGTCGTGGGTGTCTACGCCGCGACCTATGCGCTGATCCTGCATCGGGTGGCCCGGCTGCGCGACGTGGCGTCGGCCTGA
- the panC gene encoding pantoate--beta-alanine ligase, with amino-acid sequence MTPPVFRRVADLRAAVAGWRAAGARVGVVPTMGALHAGHLSLVRAARRGCDRVIVTIFVNPAQFNNPEDLLKYPRTEQADLALLSPCGVDAVLSPPVDEVYPSGFATTVAVAGVSDPLEGAHRPGHFAGVATVVAKLFGMTQADRAYFGEKDWQQLQVIRRMATDLDLAVEVIGCPTLRDPDGLAMSSRNARLSPAARTIAPALHRAMRQAASAIRDGTPPGAAMEAARGMVLAAGFSEIDYLDLRDAASLGPPGPGPARIFAAAWLDGVRLIDNLGVGEE; translated from the coding sequence ATGACACCGCCGGTGTTCCGCCGCGTCGCAGACCTGCGCGCTGCGGTGGCGGGGTGGCGGGCGGCAGGCGCGCGCGTCGGGGTCGTGCCCACCATGGGCGCGCTTCACGCGGGCCATCTCAGCCTTGTCCGGGCAGCACGGCGCGGATGCGACCGCGTGATCGTGACGATCTTCGTGAACCCCGCCCAGTTCAACAACCCCGAAGACCTGCTGAAGTACCCGCGAACCGAGCAGGCCGACCTTGCGCTGCTGTCGCCATGCGGCGTTGATGCTGTGCTGTCCCCCCCGGTGGATGAGGTCTATCCGTCCGGCTTTGCCACGACCGTCGCGGTGGCGGGCGTGTCCGACCCGCTGGAAGGTGCGCACCGGCCGGGCCACTTCGCCGGCGTTGCGACCGTGGTCGCCAAGCTGTTCGGCATGACGCAGGCCGATCGCGCCTATTTCGGCGAGAAGGACTGGCAGCAGTTGCAGGTGATCCGCCGGATGGCCACCGACCTGGATCTTGCGGTCGAGGTCATCGGCTGCCCCACCCTGCGCGATCCCGACGGATTGGCGATGAGTTCACGGAATGCCCGGCTGTCGCCGGCGGCGCGCACCATCGCCCCGGCGCTGCACCGCGCCATGCGGCAGGCTGCGTCGGCGATCCGCGACGGAACCCCCCCCGGCGCGGCGATGGAGGCCGCACGCGGAATGGTGCTGGCTGCAGGGTTTTCAGAGATCGACTATCTGGACCTGCGCGATGCAGCGTCGCTGGGTCCGCCGGGGCCGGGCCCTGCCCGGATCTTTGCGGCGGCCTGGCTGGACGGCGTGCGGCTGATCGACAACCTCGGCGTCGGCGAGGAATAG
- a CDS encoding SRPBCC family protein: MEPLGPYDLEITRHLKARRAAVWRCWTEPALMEQWFCPRPWRATDIEIDLRPGGRFRSIIRGPEGEVFDNAPGCFLDVQPMDRLAWTSALGPGWRPVLTPPEGFAMTAIMTFRDAPEGGTIYHARALHATPEGKTAHEAMGFHDGWGAAAAQLDELALTL, translated from the coding sequence ATGGAACCGCTCGGCCCCTACGATCTGGAAATCACCCGCCACCTCAAGGCCCGCCGGGCAGCGGTCTGGCGGTGCTGGACCGAACCTGCGCTGATGGAGCAGTGGTTTTGCCCGCGACCCTGGCGCGCGACCGACATCGAGATCGACCTGCGCCCCGGCGGCAGGTTCCGCAGCATCATCCGCGGACCCGAGGGCGAGGTGTTCGACAACGCGCCCGGGTGTTTCCTGGACGTGCAGCCGATGGACCGCCTGGCCTGGACAAGTGCGCTCGGCCCTGGCTGGCGGCCGGTCCTGACACCGCCCGAAGGCTTTGCGATGACCGCGATCATGACCTTCCGCGACGCGCCCGAAGGCGGCACGATCTATCACGCCCGCGCCCTGCACGCGACACCGGAGGGAAAGACCGCGCACGAGGCGATGGGCTTCCATGACGGCTGGGGGGCGGCGGCGGCGCAACTGGACGAACTGGCGCTGACGCTCTAG
- a CDS encoding cupin domain-containing protein — protein sequence MTDHPLILRVTRDGTAPEVERPDPAKVVAGDPVHSTWNLEDDGGLYCGLWQSTPGAWRVDYAEWEYVHILQGHSILTGEDGSVTHLRAGDGWIIRPGFRGTWEVVETTLKEYVIRS from the coding sequence ATGACCGACCATCCGCTGATCCTGCGCGTCACCCGCGACGGCACCGCACCCGAGGTCGAACGCCCGGATCCCGCAAAGGTCGTCGCCGGCGATCCCGTTCATTCCACGTGGAATCTCGAAGATGACGGCGGGCTCTACTGCGGTCTGTGGCAGTCCACCCCAGGCGCCTGGCGGGTGGACTATGCGGAATGGGAGTATGTCCACATCCTGCAGGGACATTCGATCCTGACCGGAGAGGATGGCAGCGTCACGCATCTGCGGGCCGGGGATGGCTGGATCATCCGACCCGGGTTCCGCGGCACATGGGAGGTCGTCGAGACCACACTGAAGGAATACGTGATCCGCAGCTGA
- a CDS encoding AMP nucleosidase, with translation MHDETHAPLTPGHAAPEAFTDATAAVDRLEALYAEATGFLLDHFRAIVAGRRPPARIRAFYPEVRIAVTSFRKADSRLSFGHVAHPGVYATTITRPDLFRQYLIQQLGLLIENHGVPVVVGPSDTPIPVHFAVAGNPGVSVPQEGVLDFSLRDLFDVPDLATTNDDIVNGQRIINADGSYPLAPFTAQRVDYSLARLSHYTATDAGHFQNHVLFTNYQFYVDEFEAYARIALADPALGYTAFVAPGNQAISTPDQDLPILPKMPQMPAYHLKRADGQGVTLVNIGVGPSNAKTATDHIAVLRPHAWLMVGHCAGLRNSQSLGDFVLAHAYLREDHVLDDDLPVWVPIPALAEIQIALQESVADVTQLDGYELKRIMRTGTVATIDNRNWELRDQSGPVKRLSQSRAIALDMESATIAANGFRFRVPYGTLLCVSDKPLHGELKLPGMASEFYRTQVSRHLQIGIRAMERLREMPLERIHSRKLRSFDETAFL, from the coding sequence ATGCACGACGAAACGCACGCCCCCCTGACCCCTGGCCATGCCGCCCCCGAGGCGTTCACCGACGCGACGGCCGCCGTCGACAGGCTGGAGGCGCTTTATGCCGAGGCGACGGGGTTTCTGCTGGACCATTTCCGGGCCATCGTGGCGGGGCGCCGGCCCCCGGCCCGTATCCGCGCCTTCTATCCCGAGGTGCGGATCGCGGTGACCAGCTTCCGCAAGGCCGATTCGCGGCTGAGCTTTGGCCATGTGGCGCATCCGGGCGTCTATGCCACCACCATCACCCGCCCCGACCTGTTCCGGCAGTACCTGATCCAGCAACTGGGCCTGCTGATCGAGAACCATGGCGTTCCGGTCGTGGTTGGCCCGTCGGATACACCGATTCCGGTGCATTTCGCGGTGGCTGGCAACCCCGGCGTATCCGTGCCGCAGGAAGGGGTGCTGGATTTCTCGCTGCGCGACCTGTTCGACGTGCCGGACCTTGCCACCACGAACGACGACATCGTGAACGGCCAGCGGATCATCAACGCCGACGGGTCATACCCGCTGGCCCCTTTCACGGCGCAGCGGGTCGACTATTCGCTGGCACGGCTGTCGCACTATACGGCGACCGACGCGGGGCATTTCCAGAACCATGTCCTGTTCACCAACTACCAGTTCTATGTCGACGAGTTCGAGGCCTATGCCCGGATTGCCCTGGCCGACCCCGCGCTTGGCTACACCGCGTTTGTCGCACCGGGGAACCAGGCCATCAGCACCCCGGACCAGGATCTGCCGATCCTGCCCAAGATGCCGCAGATGCCAGCCTACCACCTCAAGCGGGCGGACGGGCAGGGCGTGACCCTGGTCAACATCGGGGTCGGCCCATCGAACGCCAAGACGGCGACAGACCATATCGCCGTGCTGCGCCCGCATGCGTGGCTGATGGTCGGCCACTGCGCGGGTCTGCGCAACTCGCAAAGCCTGGGCGACTTCGTGCTGGCCCATGCCTATCTGCGCGAGGATCACGTGCTGGACGACGACCTGCCGGTCTGGGTGCCGATCCCCGCGCTCGCCGAGATCCAGATCGCGCTGCAGGAATCGGTGGCCGACGTGACGCAGCTTGACGGGTATGAGCTCAAGCGGATCATGCGGACCGGGACGGTGGCGACCATCGACAACCGCAACTGGGAACTGCGCGACCAGTCCGGCCCGGTCAAGCGCCTGTCGCAATCCCGCGCCATCGCGCTGGACATGGAATCTGCGACGATTGCGGCCAACGGGTTCCGGTTCCGTGTGCCCTACGGCACGCTTCTGTGTGTTTCCGACAAGCCGCTGCATGGCGAGCTGAAGCTGCCCGGCATGGCGTCCGAATTCTACCGCACGCAGGTCAGCCGCCACCTGCAGATCGGAATCCGGGCGATGGAGCGGCTGCGCGAGATGCCGCTGGAACGCATACACAGCCGCAAGCTGCGCAGTTTTGACGAAACGGCGTTCCTTTGA
- a CDS encoding DMT family transporter: MTTVPAPDISRQTRIGILCAIGASVAFSVNDTAIKFLSGDYALHQVVMTRTVVGLVFMLLFILPFHGGWRALHSRHLGRQFLRGGFVVFSNLCYFLGLAALPLADTVAIFFVAPLLITALSVPLLGERVGPRRWAAVTIGLLGVVVMLRPGGAFAWAVILPLVSALAYALMHMMTRLMKGSESAVSMTFYTQITFLIASGAMGLAFGDGRLAGSSDPSLAFLFRAWIWPATADWPIFIATGLGSAIGGLLIAQAYRLCEAGLAAPFEYVAIPLSIGWGLAVFGEWPDGTAWAGIALICGSGLYVFWRETRR, encoded by the coding sequence ATGACCACTGTTCCTGCCCCCGACATATCGCGCCAGACCCGCATCGGCATCCTTTGCGCCATTGGCGCCTCGGTTGCCTTCTCGGTCAATGACACGGCCATCAAGTTCCTGTCGGGCGACTATGCCCTGCATCAGGTGGTGATGACCCGCACGGTCGTCGGCCTGGTGTTCATGCTGCTGTTCATCCTGCCTTTTCACGGGGGGTGGCGTGCGCTGCACAGCCGCCATCTGGGGCGGCAGTTCCTGCGCGGCGGCTTCGTGGTCTTTTCGAACCTGTGCTACTTCCTGGGGCTTGCGGCGCTGCCGCTGGCGGACACCGTGGCGATCTTCTTTGTCGCGCCGCTGCTGATCACTGCGCTTTCCGTGCCGCTGCTGGGCGAAAGGGTCGGCCCCCGCCGGTGGGCGGCGGTGACCATCGGCCTTCTGGGGGTGGTGGTGATGCTGCGCCCGGGCGGGGCTTTCGCCTGGGCGGTCATCCTGCCGCTGGTTTCTGCGCTGGCCTATGCCCTGATGCACATGATGACACGTCTGATGAAGGGATCGGAAAGCGCGGTCTCGATGACCTTCTACACCCAGATCACCTTCCTGATCGCGTCGGGGGCGATGGGACTTGCCTTTGGCGACGGGCGGCTTGCCGGGTCGTCGGACCCCTCGCTGGCCTTCCTGTTCCGCGCCTGGATCTGGCCTGCAACAGCCGACTGGCCGATCTTCATCGCCACAGGCCTGGGTTCCGCCATCGGCGGCCTGCTGATCGCCCAGGCCTACCGGCTGTGCGAGGCCGGGCTGGCCGCGCCGTTCGAGTATGTGGCGATCCCGCTGTCGATCGGCTGGGGCCTTGCCGTGTTCGGGGAATGGCCCGACGGCACGGCCTGGGCCGGCATCGCCCTGATCTGCGGGTCCGGGCTGTATGTCTTCTGGCGCGAGACGCGCCGCTAG